TCTCACAGTTAAGGGCAGCAAGTttccaaagaatgaatgaaaacagaGGCAGACCATACCTGTGGAAATTGGCagtggaggggggcagctgggtggctcagtaaattgagagccccgtctaaagacaagaggtcctaggttcaaatctggtctcagacacttcctagcattgtgaccttgggctaatcacttaacctccattgcctagcctttactacttagtggtaatacatagtattggttctaaaacagaagctaaaagataaaaaaaaaggaaaaagaaattgacagtgGAGTTGGAGTCAGAGTCGTTAGTGCCACAGCTCAAGAGAAATCGGATATTTAACAATTGTGGACCAAATACCCATGTGACATGGAAGGTTTGAGTGTATAAGACACAGGTAAAACTGACACCCCATTGGGGCTTGGCCACTGAGTCAACTGGGAAAGACTGAAGTataggagtcagaagacatgatgtcttcctctctcttttacaCTGCTGGTTCATCCTCTTCTTCCTAGAATGCTATCAGAACAGGGTCAGGACAGACAAGTGGTGTTCTTTGTTTGTTCCCAGAATGAAAATACTCACCACTTGTGGAGGAGGAAAGATTCATCTGATAGCTGTAtcctgcagagagagagagagagggaaggagggagagaacagccTTGAATGCAAGGAACTGAGATTTCAAGAaaggattaaagagaaaaaaagagagagcatcTGAAGCccaataatttggaaaaatatgggACACTGGCTAAGAGAGATGATTCACAAAGTACCGATAttccttatttttccaattgtggTTCTAATATATTATAggattggcataagaaattaagagGGGATTTGGGGGAGTATTGTGGAAGCTGCAGATAGCACAAGAAGGtaagcagatgacacagaaaaagtcaagaaactcataaacacataaaatatattatatatggtataatatcaatattttatcttttaatgctttcaatatacacaatttatattttaatgttaaaatacatcaaaagttaaaatttgtgaaaagtaTGAGGAAGGCAGTAGATGAAACACAAAGGCTGAAAATGTAGAGATATATTTTCactacttttcattttcattaattaattttccaTGAATACAGAAAAGGCCACGTAAAcaccatataaaagaaaaaggggaaattggtCATCTTCTCTGGTACAAACGGAGGACCAAAAAATTTTGCACAGATTTTTCAGATCGCAGCGTGTTGTGCCTCTAACCACTGCAATGTGAAAGGGATTCCCGGAGTTTCTAGGTCAGGAGGCTATCCACCCACCGAGGGTCCTATTTCTGGGATCTGATACCGGCTCCCCCTCACACTCTAAAAAACTCATAGGAAAACACCTTCTATCAGACCAGGTAAAACCATAGAGGCAAAGCTGCACCCTCAAAGGCATAGAAAGTTTTTTCAATAGGTGAGGGCTTAACAGGAATGGAAGGAAGCAAGCGAGGGAGGTCAAGGAGCTGCCTATGTCCTGGCTAGAGCTGGCTACTCACCATCGAGATAGAGGCTCTTATTGTCCAGGGTATAGGCACCCAGCCTGGTGATACCTTGGGTCTGATTGCTCAGCTCCCAGTAAATCTTCTTCCTGTCCAGGCTAGGGGTGGCGGGAGATTTCCAGTGGCCACATAGGAATTCGGTTGCTGTCCCATTCTGTATGGGCCTGGGAAAGGACACATTGGAGGTAACTGTGAAGGATCTAGCAAACGTAGGCATGCCAAAGACAGCTGCAGTGAGAAGGCACCATGAATGCTCTGCAATGTCATCCATTTCTTTGTAGAGTTCTAGCTTATTGTCAAAAAAGTGGGAGGCCAGACCTGCCATTTTCATGATTTCAGCAGCTGGAGCAGAGGAGGGGGCAGATTTGTCTTGACTAATACAGAGCAGCATCTTCTCTGAAACGTATAGCCTCACACTACCATTACTGGGGactatgaaatgatttgcccaggatcatataaccaGTAGGTCACCCAGGTGGGAATCAAACCCTGCTCTTCATGTCTCTTTTTTCAAaagcccttttcttctctcttagaattgctacttaGAATTAGAAGTAGTACTTAAATAAAGTGccacttccaaggcagaatagagaCAAGGGCTAAGaaactggggtgaagtgacttgcccagggtcatacagctgggaagttgagggccagatttgaacctcccatctctggacctggctttccaAAGCCACCCATGGTCTCTTGACCCTTGAGGCCTGTTCTCTAacccactataccatgctgcctctgaaAGCTTAACAGTGAATGAGATCTACACTGCAACTATTTacctttaaattatcttttcaacACATAATACAACTTTTCAATCACTTCTTCTAAAGAGTCCTACACCAGGATTCTGtgtcagctatgtgaccctgggcaagtcacttaactccagttgcagAGTCCTTACCAAAATCTTCTGATTTGCAACCAATATTTAGTagtcattccaagacagaaaggaaaggggattTTTGGTTGTTAGtagctttctctcctctctggtaataaatgaaaattccttAGCCTGACCTTTAAAATCCATGACGAGCTGGCTTCCCTTGCCAAACTGGTGTTCATATTATACACTTGACATTCTAATCAAATTAGGCAATTAAATGTTCTTGCATCTCAGAATTCATTCCCCTTTCTTCAGGATTTTGCTTACAATGACCATTCCTCATGGGatatttttgctgttgttcagttgtttcagtcatgtctgactcttcatgatgccatctGAGGCCTTCTTGtaaaagatgctggaatggtttgccatttccttttccagctcattttatatatttagatatgGGGAGATTGAGacacaggagttaagtgacttgtccaaggtcacataccttGAAaggtctgaggacatatttgaacttgTCATCTACCTGATGCCTGGTCTGGCATTCCATCCaccactgtaccaactagctgcctcttGAAATACTTTGTTTCCTTCAAGTAAGTGAGTTCAAATGCCACCAAGGGAAAACCTTTACCAGATCTCCCAGTCAtcagtgttctctccctcctcagacTCCCATGTGTACACATTGTACCTCCTTTATCCCAACAGAACATAAACTCCTCGATGTCAgagagtgttttgtttttctatttccagTAGCTAGCAGTCTACTTAGCACCTGATGTGTAGCTGCTAAATGCTTCTTGAACTAAAGAGAGGTCAGATCGCCTCTGTAGCCTTCTTGGCTTTGTGGGGAAGAAGTGGCCCTGGGGCCAGTGCAGGGGAAAGGACTGCTCCACACATCTTCTGAGTCCCTGACCACCTGGCCCCATCTCACCTCAGCATGGTCAGCCTGCATCCAGAATAGTCAGAGCCAAGGCTACTGTTTTCAAGCAAGGGGCTGAGctataaaggaaaagagagaatgagtgaGCACCTGGACAGACAGGGGTTTCAGTCCCAGGGAGTAGCAAGGTAggagaggaaatgggaaatcTCACCAGGTGCTCTAGGACTCTTTCAGTGGCGTTGAACTTTTGGGAACCTGGCTGTCCCATGTCTGCTGTGCAGAGCAAGTTGGTGATTGTGAAGTTCAGGGTAAAAGACTCCAGGCTAAACCTGCCAGATGCTgtatgggaaggagagaaacctTCATGGTTGAGAGTTGGGTATAGAGGATCATGGGATTGTCAGTTTAGATCTGGAATGGCACATCTAACCCCTTGatcttacaggtgaggaaactgaagtccagggagGATTCAGGGATGtgcccaaggtcccatagctagtgtcaaaggagaaatttcaaACTAGATCTTACAGatggttattttttctttttgacttttagATGGATGCCCTATTCACTGAAACATTCTGACATCCATCAGCTTACCCAGGGACACCCAATGAAGGTTGGCTTATTCTTTACTGGAAGGAAAACACCAAACTGACTCCCAATGATGCATCTATAAGAAGAGCTCTTTCActtccccactcccacctccACCACAATTTTGCTCTACAACTCCCACCTCCTCATCTTAGAGTCAGCTTCCCAAGGGACCAATTAAATTAAGACTACCCAAGAAACAGGTCAGAAATATGTGATGGTACCTGAGGAATTGGTCAGTAGTGAAGGAGCTGAGGAAATTCTTGAAGGGATTGTGGTCTGGATAGGAGCTGAAGGGTAGAGAATCAAGAATGAAAACCTTGGAAAAGCTATTTGAATGTCACAGAAAAATTATGTTTGAATATGGAATATGGGGGAAAGGATTCTTGCTGGGCTTGGTAAATAAGTAGTCCATGGAATGTGAGGATTAAAATTCTGAGGGACCACAGGCCATCCCTTGGGTCCTTCTATCCCTTCCCTTTCAAAAAAAAACAGAGTAAATAGGATTGGTAGGAGTATCAATTGTTTCTTCTTCCAGGTCACAGGAAGATAGATAGAGACATGAAGTTGATGAATACTTACTAGAGGTGGAAGATTGTAAGTGATGGTTATAAcctagagaaagcaagaaatgagaagacaaacagacagtcagagacagagagggttCTGATTTAATTGATTCACCTGGTTTCTTTGGGTCCCCTGCTTCTCTGCTGTGCTTACCTTACAGTGGGCAgaggaaaatggagcaagaatTTGGGCAGAATGTCTATTTTCCAAACAGGgacaaaatcaaggagaagattcAAGAGTCATGTCCTGAGTGGGCTTACTCACCATTGAGGTAGAGACTGTCCCTGTCGAGTGTATAGGGCCCCAGTCTAGTGATGCCCCCAGTCTGATTGCTGAATTCCCAGTAAACCCTCTCTCTATCCAGGAAGGGACCAGTGGAATCACTCTGATAGAGGCAGATGACACCTACTTCAGTCACTGTCAGATTCTTCAGAGGTCTGGAAAAAGATGCATTGATAGGATCCTTAAAATGATGGAGAATGATTCCATAGGAGACCACTGATGGCCCAGTGCATAAAGCTTTGGGATTAGAATcacaaaaacctgagttcaaattcagcacaCAGCACTTACTAATCAGGCAGATCTagtgagtcacttaacatttgattaactcagttttcccatctgcaaaatggggatactatTAGTACCTTTCTTACAGGGTGGTTGAAATTTGttcaaatttgatcaaatgaaaaaCTCTTGATGAAAGTGTATAGCATTGTATGTGAATGTagatgcttattccctccctcctttaggcaattcatatttttagttATTCATTGAGTGGGTGACTGGTGCTCTGTAAACTCAAGCTTGCAAATATgtgtttctgctcattttgtaCTAGCTGACAtgttctaattttggttttggCTCACTAACCCTTTTTGTTAACCCTGCCCTATTTCTTTGGAATGAGGTCATCTAGCTGGATCTGCCTATCTACACTCAGAACTTCTGGTTCCCCTTAACCCATTCATTCATCAGTCCCTTGTAGTCATACTTCTGAAATGATCTGACATGGAAACACTGAAAACTGCTGTTTCCAAGACTAAAATCAATGGCATTTTCTtagtcctcttctctctgtctctgtctctgtctctctgtctttctctctgaatcttaaaactgctcagagtCTAcattagaacatttggttaaggctattcccttattgaaacaaatggaggtacttgatcaggaatgtattgggaattttaacattactccacccatacttaggcatactttaggggaaaataaagttgtaaaattccttactgaacaatgaaaagtcctcaACTCATACTTagagtgaagctaaaaccttaagctaggtctatttttagatctaatacaaaagggtgctaagtacctctaaaggttaaattaatcactaaaaggtcaagcaactcaagaaaggcaagcttaacaaaagaggtatgaagttttagtctacccagagaaggtgataataaAAGAAGATATGAATTAAGTATGGTCaatcctggggaaaatgtctactgtgattggtagatgtgaaaatttaggggaggtgacacaagagaaaacgttctttaaaaggaagaagctCAAGGTGGAGTCTTTTTAGTTGGAGTTCACagtagttggagtttggagttagttggaggagctgggtctctggaCTGTAGTTTTGcctgggacaaatcttgtggtgagtgattaaagactgactcaTCTCTGTTAAGGCTCAGACCTAGGCcctttggcctaggcccttcctactatttcctcttactctgtctctctcccttcccttaactccataaaacccagctgacttgggtattttcaaatttgggaatttttcccatggtgaccacttatttttgattataatcaagacaccaaaattatctttactgatttggcaattcacagtcttgaaacccaacTTTTTCACGGTcgcatctctctgtctctctctgtgtctctctctcagatgaaatccaattttttttcatgttttgccTCCCCTATACTTCTAGAGCTTTGAGCATGCtctgtttggcacatagtaagtacttggaagcttttttaaaaaaaaattgttcattaattcttaactttgtgcCATCAAGatccatgtttttttaaaaaactctgatTTCCCCCTTCCCTTAGTCATCTCAACACCCTATGGTGACTTCAACATTTACAATCACTTTACCTATTTTCTCTGCAGGTAGCTCTTTGTTAGTTCAAACAATGAATCCCACAACAAACATTTGTATGATGTAAATTTTCATTTCATGTTTCTGCTGGGCTGACACCAATTACCCTATTTTATAAATAGCTAGCTATATATGAAATAGGATAATTGGTACACTAGCATATTCTTGAATGATACAACTGCTTCATAGCATCCATTATTCACTTTTTGGAACCTAGATGTATAAAGTTAATTCCTATAAAGATAAATCCAAACCTAGTGCCTTTCTAGAGCTTTGGTCTCTCATTGACACTTGCTtgcctttcctcatttcctcactCAGTTGTTACCTATGTTCTGACAtcagattgtttttatttatttatcatagagctagagctggaaggaactttcaaGCTAACCTAATCCAATACATtgactttacagaggaggaatccCAAGCCcagcagagatgaagtgacttgcccatagtcacgcAGGCATCAGATGACAAgggttggaatttgaacccagatccactGATCCTAAATGCAGCAATTTACCTAGTATAAATGTAGTATTCCtaccatagaatataagcttcttgggagggaaagggactctttttcattttacatagtcAGAACCTACTAAAGCACTAAAAGAATGCCTCTTTTAGCACCAACATCCAAGAACTGTTCTGAGaaaccaaatgagatattaattatAAAGAAACTAAGCATAGCCCTTAGCAAATAGCAAACTCGATGTAAATGttagataatataattttttattatcacTTCCACCTACTGATCTATGACTGAAATGAACACATGAAAGTGTCTCCTTTTGgtctgttaaaattaaatttgatataaaaatttaaaactacaaataaataaatgactgttGGCTGAGTGAATTGAACAAGAagatgaaagaacaagaatcagaTGTATGGCCTAAAATCTTACATGAGATTAAAAATCTGCCACGGAATCCCTTTGTGACCTTGATATAGTCCCAGCCTTTCTGGACCCAATTTTCTCATGTTGTGAGACAAGATTTTTTACTCAAGCTCACTCTGACTCTTAAATCCAATGGTCTGAGAATAGAAAATGAGATGAGTGTGACTGAATGGGTCAGCTATGAGTGGAACAGTGGATATCCTGACTtggaagaagaataagaagaggCAGAAAGGGGTGGCTTTATTTAAGTAAGTCTACATAATTGGAGTCCATTAAGGATGCTGGGCCTCACCTTAGGAAAGTCAGTTTGCACCTGGAATAACTGGAACCAAGGCTGCTGTTCTCAAACAAAGGGCCAAGctagataagagaagaaaagggaagtgagCTAAGTATTGTCTAGAGGTAAAGGCATGAGGAgcaatggaagcttcttgaatagaataaacactttgcaaatcaaAGCAGTGGCAACCCTTACCATATTCTGAAGAATCTTTTCAGTGGACTTGAATTTGATGGAATCCTTCTGCCCCAAGTCTTCTGTGTACAGCAGGTTGGTGATGGTGAAGTTCAGGGTGAAAGCCTCTAGACTGGGTCTCCAGGCtggagggaggcaggagggtTGAAGGTGGGGGTGGAACACAAAGCACAAAAACTCAAAAGCCTGGGTCATGTATCCATAGTTCAACAGAGGCTAGATAGAATGTATgccttcctcatttctgcttcctAGAACTTTTGGCTTCCTTCATTTCAAATGCCAGGCCACTTCCCTTACTTTTTAGTGTCCTTACCCAATTGCTTTGAatgtattttctatatattagcAAATGGATACTTTGTTCCTTTCCCTCAAGAGAATAGAAAAATTCAAGGGCAGAATCTAGGTGATTTTTGACTCTAGAGTTCCAGCACCGTGGACAGCTCCTGGCACAAACCTGGAGACAGATTCTGGCTGATTGATTTAATGCATACAAAGAACTTCAGAGGTTTGGGAAATACTTTCCTGGAAATGATCTGTGGAAGTAGGGGCAAACTGAGGCTCTGGGTGTTTGTGTGACACCTATGATCTAGGCCACACAGGAGGGAAATATCAGAACTAACAAAGGAACATTGGTTATCTAATGCTGATCTGACTCTGAGTCTCTCCTATATCTCAAacaattactagctgtttgaccctggggcaaggcacttcacctctgcctccatttgctcaattgtaaaatgagcataataatagcaccttcctacCAGGGGGGAAAGCTCTTATTCTCCACTTCCAACCCCTTATTCCCCCAGTACCAACATTGCTTCTCAAGGTCAAGAAGAATAGATTACTCTAGACTTGGAAACTAGAAAAGTGGTCCCAAGATAGATACCAGATCAAATCAGAAGTTGAATGATAAGCACTTTTTTCATATCAATGAAGGTATCTAGCACTTtcatatttacaaagtacttcacaaattttatctcatttttaaatcaatcaacaaacatttattaaacgccTACACTAAGCCAGGCATTGCTCTAGGTATTGAAGACagggagacaaaaataaaacattccttgacctcaaagagtttacattctatcagaagACTTTATACATTGAGTCCTCATGGACTTAGAAATTTgccttagaaaaggaaagaacatacttcacatgtttaaattttaaaaccttctctttagtttgtttgatttttctgaaccccctaccttctgacttagaatcagtaGAAAATATTGGtcgcagaagagtggcaaaggctagccaactggggttaagtaatttgcccagtgaagcccagagtcacacaactagaaagtatctgcagtcaaatttgaacacaggatcacCTATCTCCAATCTGGCCCTCTATTCATGGAGTCACATAGCTGTCCCCCTTctctagcttttaaagccctccacaaGTACTATCCCACTCCAGAGAGAGGCCTGTTGAATTctgagtgcagactgaagcagatattttatgtttcttttttatgctTGAATgctgaatataataatataatgttgaaatatattttgcatgacttcatatggatAATGGGTatcacattttttatcttttcaatgggcaaatagagaatttagaatagaatataattttttaaaagaaacctcTGCCTACTTTCcgttcttcaatttcttttcttctcttaataaaaagctaacatttctagtactacGTTgaatagtaatgatgataatgggcatccttgcttcagtcTTAATCTTCTTGGAAAgccttctaacttatctccatcaTAGATGAtccttgctgatggctttaggtaaatattacttttaattttgGGGAAATGCCCATTAATTCCTAtcctttccagtgttttttaataggatcgagttttgcattttgtctcattatctattgagataatcctgtgacttttgttacttttgttattgatatagtcaattatactgatagttttcctaatttttaagcaaccttgcattcctggcataaattctATCTGgccatagtgaatgatccttgtgttACATTggtgtagtctctttgctagtatatatttgatttaaaattttacctcAATATTCatattaaggaaattaatttgtaCTTTACATTCTCTATATTGCATCTTCCGGACTTCGGGATGagcaccatatttttgtcataaaaagtattcattaagattccttctttgcctaaCTTGCCAAATACTTTACACAATATTGGGATTTATTactctttaaatgttttaagaGAATTCCCTTGTCAATTCATCTaaccctgggttttttttttccctaaaagacttctttgatggtttgttcaattttttttttccaagatggtgtcacttaaatattctatttcattcatttgttaatctcagcaatttacatttttgtaaatattcattaatcCAACTAGATTGTAACTTTtctcatataattgggtaaaacaACTCCTataattgccttaattccctCTGTATTGGTGGTAGATTCACTCATTTTAGATTTGATACTGATCATTTAATTTAGTACTTTcgctttttaaataaaattagccaatgctctattttattcaGTTTCTCATAAAACCAGTATATCTATACTTGGAAAGCCCTCATTTCTCCCTTTCACTTCAGAGGACCCCCATTCTTCTCTCAAGATGCAGCTCCACCTACTACCCCCTACATTAAACCATTCCTGACTGCCCTCTCAGTATATAAACTCTTTGTCACTAACTACATGGTAgttatatttattctttgtttttattctaccTAGATTTATCTCTGGAATAGCTGTCACTCCTGTTGGAATACAGGGTCCATGTGAGAAGAGATCATTACATTCATTGTTAGACCTAACACCTAGGAGTACATCTTTCCTGACCTCTCCCCATTTCCTGCTTTATCTTCTTGGGTCCTTTAGTCTTAATTAAACCTTGCCAGGAGAGGAAGTAAACCATCACTCATTTCCTACCTATAATGCCAGAGGATAATGATGCCCAAGCAAGAGATAGGTTTGGATAGAGTGCAATTattgaaggagggaaaaagaaaaaatttttaatgaaaaccaTTCACCAACATTGCTGAATGAAGGCTATAGAGGAGTGGGCACAAGTCTCCCTGTAATGTTGAGAGATCACTTCTGTGTACCAGGGTTACAAAGACCACAAGGTTTGACTCTAAATACAGATCAAGAAGGTGATATGGGTTTTCCAAGTCCCATTGggtattttcccctttttgatcAATTTAGATAcgcttttaattaaaaagaaaaaaacataggcaaataagtaaagaaaatctATACATTGACCATATCTTACAGAATACCTCATTCTGAACCCCCAACCCACTTTTTCTCCTCTGCCCTACCATACC
This sequence is a window from Monodelphis domestica isolate mMonDom1 chromosome 3, mMonDom1.pri, whole genome shotgun sequence. Protein-coding genes within it:
- the LOC103104170 gene encoding mucin-16-like isoform X1; translated protein: MKNRIATGVDVECVYQEDSSTPVLDREKIYWELSEQTHGKTRLGPYILHKESLYVDGYTHQIPTTTTNTWRPSLEAFTLNFTITNLLYTEDLGQKDSIKFKSTEKILQNMVRVATALICKVFILFKKLPLLLMPLPLDNT